A section of the Anabaena cylindrica PCC 7122 genome encodes:
- a CDS encoding Npun_F0494 family protein, whose amino-acid sequence MPTIDFSNPKPFVYTPKTLLRAERSLICSPFDLSLFTAMRTQSVSVSAIAMEKGVKQGYTKRPLSELNCDNAFDWLIEVGVLRREVDGQGITDGFRLTPLGHQLLEKITEHNWRTPSWCDRLDDALTRWFRLPF is encoded by the coding sequence ATGCCTACTATTGATTTTTCCAACCCTAAACCCTTTGTTTATACCCCAAAAACACTCTTAAGAGCCGAGCGATCGCTCATTTGTTCACCCTTTGATCTCAGTTTATTTACAGCCATGCGGACTCAGAGTGTTTCCGTGAGTGCGATCGCTATGGAAAAAGGTGTTAAACAAGGTTACACCAAACGCCCTTTATCAGAATTGAACTGTGATAACGCTTTCGATTGGTTGATTGAAGTCGGAGTCCTACGGCGAGAAGTCGATGGACAAGGCATTACAGACGGTTTTCGCCTCACTCCCCTTGGTCATCAGTTGCTAGAAAAAATTACCGAACATAATTGGCGTACACCGTCATGGTGCGATCGCTTAGATGATGCCCTAACTCGTTGGTTTCGACTACCATTCTAG
- a CDS encoding peroxiredoxin, which produces MPLAVGTDAPAFTAKDTNGNTVSLSDFAGKTVVVYFYPKDDTPGCTKQACSFRDAQPEYQGKNVVVLGVSADDEAAHQAFTAKYNLNFPLLVDTDKALISAFDVDGGGYAKRVTFVIDPNGKIIHVDSAVNTSTHASDVLAVLGL; this is translated from the coding sequence ATGCCACTAGCAGTTGGTACAGATGCGCCTGCATTTACCGCTAAAGATACAAACGGCAACACAGTTTCATTATCTGATTTTGCTGGTAAGACGGTAGTTGTGTATTTCTACCCCAAAGATGATACGCCAGGCTGCACCAAACAAGCTTGTAGTTTCCGGGATGCCCAACCTGAATATCAAGGTAAAAATGTTGTGGTATTGGGAGTTAGTGCTGATGATGAGGCTGCCCATCAAGCATTCACCGCTAAATATAATCTGAATTTTCCCTTACTAGTTGACACCGACAAAGCCCTCATCAGCGCTTTTGATGTTGATGGTGGCGGTTATGCCAAGCGCGTCACTTTCGTAATTGACCCCAATGGTAAAATCATTCATGTTGACAGTGCTGTGAACACTAGTACCCACGCTAGTGATGTTTTAGCAGTACTGGGCTTGTAG
- a CDS encoding ABC transporter permease: protein MKTDMNWQQLAAPTVVTETTPSFFGELVQETLALTRRLFIQLQRRPSSLVAGIIQPVMWLVLFGALFQNAPKGLFGSTTNYGQFLAAGVIVFTAFAGALNAGLPVMFDREFGFLNRLLVAPLASRFSIVFASAIFIISQSLLQAAVIVAAAAFLGAGLPDAAGLSAIALIVLLLALGVTAISLGLAFALPGHIELIAVIFVTNLPLLFASTALAPLSFMPSWLQVIATLNPLSYAIEPIRYLYLHSTWGLNDIVMHAFWGDVTFGGALLVLVGFALVALLAIQPQLRKTLA, encoded by the coding sequence ATGAAGACTGATATGAATTGGCAACAATTAGCCGCACCTACGGTTGTTACTGAAACCACTCCCAGTTTCTTTGGTGAATTAGTTCAAGAAACTCTGGCTTTAACTCGTCGTCTATTTATCCAATTACAACGCCGTCCTTCTAGTCTGGTAGCAGGAATTATTCAACCGGTGATGTGGTTGGTTTTATTTGGTGCATTATTTCAAAATGCCCCTAAAGGTTTATTTGGAAGTACGACAAATTACGGTCAATTTTTGGCAGCTGGTGTAATTGTTTTTACCGCTTTTGCTGGGGCTTTGAATGCCGGTTTACCTGTGATGTTCGACAGGGAATTTGGTTTTTTAAATCGGTTACTGGTTGCACCTTTAGCTTCTCGCTTCTCGATTGTCTTTGCCTCTGCTATCTTTATTATTAGCCAAAGTTTACTGCAAGCGGCTGTAATTGTGGCAGCAGCGGCGTTTTTAGGGGCTGGTTTACCGGATGCGGCTGGGTTAAGTGCGATCGCTCTCATTGTCTTACTTCTGGCTTTGGGTGTCACCGCTATTTCTCTCGGTTTGGCTTTTGCTTTACCCGGTCACATTGAACTGATCGCAGTAATTTTTGTTACTAACCTGCCTTTACTCTTCGCCAGCACAGCTTTAGCACCATTATCCTTTATGCCTAGTTGGTTGCAGGTCATCGCTACCCTCAATCCTCTTAGCTATGCAATTGAACCAATTCGCTATTTATACCTTCATAGCACTTGGGGATTAAATGATATCGTCATGCACGCTTTTTGGGGTGATGTTACCTTTGGGGGAGCATTGTTAGTCTTAGTAGGTTTTGCGTTGGTGGCTTTACTCGCCATTCAACCCCAATTACGCAAAACTCTTGCTTAA
- a CDS encoding ABC transporter ATP-binding protein: protein MAPAVLIENLQKCYGTVEAVKDVSFQVQPGEIFGLLGPNGAGKTTTLRALCTLTTPDAGKIEVSGISALANPKLARQKLGYVAQEVALDKMLTGKELLQLQAALYHLPRAVIKQRINNVLDLLGLQEYADKKTGTYSGGLRKRLDLAAGLLHSPDVLVLDEPTVGLDIESRFVVWEFLRKLRAAGTTVVITSHYLEEVDALADRVAIIDRGLVIANGTPSQLKDQVGGDRITLRIREFSPSDEADKAKNLLEALPFVHEIIINNAQGNSLNLVVTPQNDALITIQQALNNVGLPIFGIAQSRPSLDDVYLAATGKTLMDAELAAVANRDPKAEKKQNMR from the coding sequence ATGGCTCCCGCCGTTTTAATTGAAAATCTACAAAAATGCTACGGTACTGTTGAGGCTGTCAAAGATGTCTCCTTTCAGGTACAACCTGGGGAAATCTTTGGCTTACTCGGGCCCAATGGTGCAGGGAAAACTACCACTCTCCGGGCTTTGTGTACGCTGACAACCCCTGATGCTGGCAAAATCGAGGTTTCGGGAATTTCGGCGTTAGCTAATCCCAAACTAGCACGGCAAAAGCTGGGTTATGTGGCTCAAGAAGTGGCTTTAGATAAGATGCTGACGGGTAAGGAGTTGCTGCAATTGCAAGCGGCACTTTATCATCTTCCTCGTGCAGTTATCAAACAGCGGATTAACAATGTATTAGATTTACTGGGTTTACAAGAATACGCTGATAAAAAAACCGGCACCTATTCTGGTGGTTTACGCAAACGCTTAGATTTGGCTGCTGGTTTACTTCATTCTCCAGATGTGTTGGTGTTGGATGAACCAACGGTAGGGCTTGACATTGAAAGCCGTTTCGTAGTATGGGAATTTCTGCGGAAGTTACGCGCTGCGGGAACAACGGTTGTGATTACCAGCCATTATTTAGAAGAAGTTGATGCTTTAGCTGATAGGGTAGCAATCATAGATCGCGGTCTAGTTATTGCTAATGGTACACCTTCGCAGTTAAAAGACCAAGTTGGGGGCGATCGCATTACTCTCCGTATCCGCGAATTTTCACCCAGCGACGAGGCAGACAAAGCTAAAAATCTGTTGGAGGCGTTACCTTTTGTTCACGAAATCATCATCAATAACGCCCAAGGTAACTCCTTAAATTTGGTAGTCACACCCCAAAATGATGCTTTAATTACTATTCAGCAAGCCTTAAATAATGTCGGTTTACCGATTTTTGGTATTGCTCAATCTCGTCCTAGTTTAGATGATGTTTATCTGGCTGCAACTGGAAAAACTTTGATGGATGCGGAATTAGCTGCTGTTGCTAACCGTGATCCTAAAGCGGAGAAAAAGCAAAATATGAGATAG